The genomic DNA AACTCCATCTATCCTCAATGCTGTTTGTTTGACTTCAACTGATGCAAATTGGTAAAAATCGGCTAATTCGGGAGATTTATCAATAAGTTAAAAAAAATGCTGGGTATTTCTTGAAATAAGCGATAAAATATGGTATCTGTTTTCATTGTTTTTATAAAAAAATAAGTTTAAAGGCATCAATCAATTATTCCTGAATAATTCAGTTGAGAAATTAAAATTAAAAAACTAAATTTACTGACTAATTTTTATCTTCACTGATGACCAAAAATTAACTTATCAATACCATGAATTGAAGTTAATAATAGATTATCTTTTGGTTTAGCCAAACTGACCACAAACAGGTGCAATATATGTTAAAATTATAGCAAAATATGACAATTTTTCAAGATTGATTTGACATAATTTTGTATTTTGTCAAGTAAAAAGGCTAAAATCTACATTTTTTGGAGTTTTGCAGGTTATGACAACCTCACAGGAGCGGATTATCCCGACGGATTTGAGACAGGAAATGTCACAATCTTATCTGGAATACGCCATGAGCGTAATTGTTGGTCGGGCGCTGCCAGATGCCAGGGATGGTCTTAAACCTGTGCATCGTCGCATCCTCTATGCTATGCACGAATTAGGACTATTACACGATCGCCCCTTTAGAAAATGCGCTCGTGTGGTAGGGGAAGTGTTGGGTAAATATCACCCCCACGGTGATACGGCAGTATATGATGCTTTGGTGCGGATGGCACAGAATTTTTCCATGCGATCGCCCTTAATTAATGGTCATGGGAACTTCGGTTCTGTAGATAATGACCCCCCGGCGGCCATGCGTTACACAGAATGTCGTCTCCAAGCTTTGACCAGTTCTGCCCTCCTCCAAGATATTGAAGCAGAAACTGTAGACTTTATTGATAACTTTGATGGTTCTCAACAAGAACCTACAGTTTTACCATCCCGCATCCCCCAAATATTACTTAATGGTTCTTCGGGAATTGCGGTAGGGATGGCTACCAACATTCCTCCCCATAATCTCGGAGAATTGATTGATGGGTTAGTAGAATTAATTCACAACCCAGAAATCACAGATATGCAATTAATGCAGTATATTCATGGGCCAGACTTCCCTACGGGGGCGCAAATTCTGGGAACATCTGCCATTAAAGAAGCATATACCAGTGGTAGAGGTTCAATTACCATGCGGGGTGTGGCAACAATTGAAACCATTGAACAACGCAACAGACCGGAACGGGATGCAATAATTATTACCGAGTTGCCCTATCAAACCAACAAAGCGGCATTAATTGAAAAAATCGCCGAGTTGGTAAATGATAAAAGAATTGATGGTATTGCAGACATCAGAGACGAAAGCGATCGCGACGGGATGCGAATCGTGATTGAATTAAAACGGGATGCCTATCCTCGCGTAGTTTTAAACAACCTCTACAAACAAACTCCACTCCAATCCAACTTTGGCGCGAATATGTTGGCCTTGGTAAACGGAGAACCGCAAATTCTCACCCTGAAAAACTTCCTCAGCGTCTTCCTAGATTTTCGCATCGAAACTATTAACAGACGAACCCTTTATCAACTCCGAAAAGCACAGGAAAGAGATCATTTACTGCAAGGTTTATTAATTGCTTTATCACAATTAGATTCAATTATAAATCTCATTCGTAGCGCCCCAGATGCACCTACAGCCAAAGGTGAATTAATTAATAGTTATGGACTTTCCGAAGTTCAAGCCGATGCAATTTTACAGATGCAACTACGACGGTTAACAGCCCTAGAAGCAGATAAAATTCGCCTGGAACACGAAGAATTGCAAGTACAAATAGCAGACTTGCAGGATATTTTGGACAGAAGGGAACGGGTACTAGAAATCATTGAAAATGAAGTTACCCAAATCAAAACCCAATTTGCCACCCCCAGACAGACAATTATTACCCACGGAGAAGGGGACATAGATGACATTGACTTAATTGCCAATGAAAAAGTTCTGATTCTAGTCACAGAACAAGGTTACATTAAACGGATGCCCGTTAATACCTTTGAAGCTCAAAACCGTGCCACCAGAGGTAAAGCCGGTGCAAAAGTCAAAGATGATGATACCATCGAGCATTTCTTAACCTGCTGTGACCATGACAGTGTACTATTTTTTAGCGATCGCGGCGTAGTCTACAGCCTCAGAACCTATCAAATACCCCTGGGTTCTCGCACCAGCAGAGGTACACCCATCGTTCAGATGTTACCCATACCCAAAGAAGAAAAAATTACCTCCATCGTCCCCGTCAGCGAGTTTAGCGACGAAGAATATCTAGTCATGCTCACCAAAGGCGGTAACATCAAAAAAACCGCATTGGCAGCATTTAGCAACATTCGCTCTAACGGTTTAATTGCTATCTCCTTAGAAGAAGGTGATCAACTGCGTTGGGTCAGACGTGCCAGAGTAGAAGATAGTATTATCATCGGTTCACGTCATGGGATGGCCATTCACTTCCGTTGTACCCATGATCAACTACGTCCTTTAGGAAGAGCAACCCGTGGAGTAAAATCCATGAAACTCAAACCCGGTGATGAATTGGTAGGGATGGATATTCTTCCCGCTGCTATTCTCGAAACCTTAAATACAGAAACAGAAACAGAAATCGAAGAAGAAATCATCGAAATTGAGGAAACCACAGAAAACAGTGAAGAAACACTGGAAACACTAGAAAATCTGGAAACACTAGAAACTCCAGAAACGCCAAACAGCACCGGACCCTGGGTTTTAGTCATCACCATGGGAGGATATGGAAAACGCGTACCCGTGGGACAGTTCCGCCTCCAAAACCGTGCCGGACAAGGTTTAACAGCGACCAAATTCAAAAACCGCAAAACCAAAGACAAACTAGCTACACTGCGAATTGTCAACAGCGACGAAGAAATAATGATGGCTACAAATCGCGGTATTATCATTCGTCAGTCAGTCAATGCCATTTCTGTACAATCACGGACAGCAACCGGAGTCAGAGTACAACGTTTAGACGAAGACGACGCTATCACAGGCGTAGCAATAGTTCCCGCCGATGCTGGAGATGCTGAAGAAACAGAATAAGCAAATTAGGGAGACGTTTAAAATCTTACTCCCTTACCTAGTAGTATTAGCTAGTGGCATATCTATGGGGGTGACAGTTGCCCCCATTGGTGCATGGTTTTTAGGTTGGGTTTCCCTTGCACCCCTGTGGGTAATAGTTCTTAAATATACTAAAAAAGTAATCCTTCCTGCGTTGATTTGGGCGATCGCCTATCATGGTATCGCTCTTTTCTGGATCACTGGTATTCACCCCATGAACTGGTTAGGTGTACCCTGGTGGCCAAGTTTATTTATTACCATCTTTTGCTGGTCATTTATTAGCTGTTGGGGCGGTTTGTTAGTCTCCCTCTGGGCATTTCTGATGGTGCGGTTAGATAAACAAAAGCCCTGGTTACGGGTTTTAATTGGTACGGCTTTATGGTGTGGGTTGGAAAGTTTGTGGAGTTCTGGATCTTTATGGTGGAGTTCTTTATCTTACACTCAGTCTCCGCATAATTTGGTAATTTTGCATTTGGGGCAGTTGTCGGGGCCGAGTGCTGTGACGGCGGTTATTGTGGGGGTGAATGGGTTGGTGGCGGAGTCTTGGATTTATTTCGCGCAAAGGCGCAAAGAAGCAAAGAACGCAAAGGAAGAAAGGAAAACCTCTGTGTTCTCCGTGTCTCTGTGGTTCGTTAACTCTTATTCAATCTCAGCAGTAACACTATTAATTACCGCTCATGTTTTAGGGTTTGTTCTTTATTCTCAACCTTTACATAATCTCGAATATACGGGTTTTAAAATAGGGGTTGTTCAGGGGAATATTCCTAATGAGATTAAGTTGCTTCCCCAAGGATTTAGAGGTGCAGTTACGGGTTATACTAATGGGTATTTAACTTTAGCAAATCAAGGTGTAGATGGGGTTTTAACTCCTGAAGGTGCTTTACCTTTATATGAAAGTGATTTTAAAAATACACCTTTGTTAGATGCTATTCAAGAAAAGAAAGTAATTGCTTGGTTGGGTGGTTTTGGAAGGAGGGGAAAAAGTTATACTAATAGTTTGTTTGGTGTAGATAAAAAAGGCGAAGTTACTAGCAGGTATGATAAGTCTAAACTTGTGCCTTTAGGGGAATTTGTGCCTTTTGAGGAAATTATTGGCGGCTTGGTTCAACGGTTATCCCCTTTAGATGAACATCAAGTTCATGGGGCAAAAAATCAAGTTTTTGATACTCCTTTAGGGAGGGCAATTGTGGGTATTTGTTATGAGTCTGCGTTTTCGGAAATATTCAGATATCAGGCTTTTAATGGGGGACAATTTATTTTAAGTTCTTCTAATGATGCTCATTATACCGCAGCAATGGCAGATCAACATCATGCTCAGGATATTATGAGGGCAATTGAAACTGATAGATGGGCGGTGAGGGCAACAAATACTGGTTATTCTGCTTTTGTTGATC from Okeanomitos corallinicola TIOX110 includes the following:
- the lnt gene encoding apolipoprotein N-acyltransferase, with translation MLKKQNKQIRETFKILLPYLVVLASGISMGVTVAPIGAWFLGWVSLAPLWVIVLKYTKKVILPALIWAIAYHGIALFWITGIHPMNWLGVPWWPSLFITIFCWSFISCWGGLLVSLWAFLMVRLDKQKPWLRVLIGTALWCGLESLWSSGSLWWSSLSYTQSPHNLVILHLGQLSGPSAVTAVIVGVNGLVAESWIYFAQRRKEAKNAKEERKTSVFSVSLWFVNSYSISAVTLLITAHVLGFVLYSQPLHNLEYTGFKIGVVQGNIPNEIKLLPQGFRGAVTGYTNGYLTLANQGVDGVLTPEGALPLYESDFKNTPLLDAIQEKKVIAWLGGFGRRGKSYTNSLFGVDKKGEVTSRYDKSKLVPLGEFVPFEEIIGGLVQRLSPLDEHQVHGAKNQVFDTPLGRAIVGICYESAFSEIFRYQAFNGGQFILSSSNDAHYTAAMADQHHAQDIMRAIETDRWAVRATNTGYSAFVDPRGRTLWKSGYNVFETHAETIYPRQTQTLYVRFGDWLMVVLLVLGVLGLLL
- the gyrA gene encoding DNA gyrase subunit A, whose protein sequence is MTTSQERIIPTDLRQEMSQSYLEYAMSVIVGRALPDARDGLKPVHRRILYAMHELGLLHDRPFRKCARVVGEVLGKYHPHGDTAVYDALVRMAQNFSMRSPLINGHGNFGSVDNDPPAAMRYTECRLQALTSSALLQDIEAETVDFIDNFDGSQQEPTVLPSRIPQILLNGSSGIAVGMATNIPPHNLGELIDGLVELIHNPEITDMQLMQYIHGPDFPTGAQILGTSAIKEAYTSGRGSITMRGVATIETIEQRNRPERDAIIITELPYQTNKAALIEKIAELVNDKRIDGIADIRDESDRDGMRIVIELKRDAYPRVVLNNLYKQTPLQSNFGANMLALVNGEPQILTLKNFLSVFLDFRIETINRRTLYQLRKAQERDHLLQGLLIALSQLDSIINLIRSAPDAPTAKGELINSYGLSEVQADAILQMQLRRLTALEADKIRLEHEELQVQIADLQDILDRRERVLEIIENEVTQIKTQFATPRQTIITHGEGDIDDIDLIANEKVLILVTEQGYIKRMPVNTFEAQNRATRGKAGAKVKDDDTIEHFLTCCDHDSVLFFSDRGVVYSLRTYQIPLGSRTSRGTPIVQMLPIPKEEKITSIVPVSEFSDEEYLVMLTKGGNIKKTALAAFSNIRSNGLIAISLEEGDQLRWVRRARVEDSIIIGSRHGMAIHFRCTHDQLRPLGRATRGVKSMKLKPGDELVGMDILPAAILETLNTETETEIEEEIIEIEETTENSEETLETLENLETLETPETPNSTGPWVLVITMGGYGKRVPVGQFRLQNRAGQGLTATKFKNRKTKDKLATLRIVNSDEEIMMATNRGIIIRQSVNAISVQSRTATGVRVQRLDEDDAITGVAIVPADAGDAEETE